The following are encoded together in the Adhaeribacter arboris genome:
- a CDS encoding gliding motility lipoprotein GldH gives MMIQVRWYFYLVIFIAALTGCDKNRVFEENQDIPDNNWQIKNVPQFSFTIEDPQTPYNIYFNVRNAIFYEFYNLYVRAELTGPDKKPLHLKLHEMYLMDKTTGRPLGNGAGDIFDHQFLAIKNLKFPQAGTYKIRLKQYMRKDPLPGIMAVGLRVEKVSP, from the coding sequence ATGATGATACAGGTTCGTTGGTACTTCTACCTGGTAATTTTTATCGCAGCTTTAACAGGCTGCGATAAAAACCGGGTTTTTGAAGAAAATCAGGATATCCCGGATAATAATTGGCAGATAAAAAATGTACCTCAATTTTCATTTACCATTGAAGATCCTCAAACTCCTTATAATATTTATTTTAATGTCCGGAATGCCATTTTTTATGAGTTTTATAACTTATACGTGCGCGCGGAATTAACCGGACCAGATAAGAAGCCCTTACATTTAAAATTGCACGAAATGTACTTAATGGATAAAACTACCGGCCGACCTTTGGGCAACGGTGCGGGCGATATATTTGATCATCAATTTCTGGCAATAAAAAATTTAAAATTTCCACAAGCGGGAACGTATAAGATACGTTTGAAACAATATATGCGAAAAGATCCTTTACCAGGCATTATGGCAGTAGGGCTTCGAGTAGAAAAAGTAAGTCCTTAA
- a CDS encoding PSP1 domain-containing protein — MDLPTSFEEFDIVEVRFKGGRKDFYRNVNSLPLITGDAVVVDVPNGHHIGYVSLKGELVRLQMLKKKVDNNEEIRSIYRIATEKDLEKLQAVQDLEMDTMYRARTIIQDCKLKMKLSDVEYQADRSKATFYYSAEDRVDFRDLIKKLADEFKIRVEMRQISLRHEAGRLGGIGSCGRELCCATWLTDFKSVSTTAARYQNLSLNPSKLSGQCGRLKCCLNYELETYMDALKDIPNVTRPLLTVKGEAVLQKTDIFKRLMWFGFKDDNNWYPVTVERVKEILELNAQGVQAETLVVTVEDPKKEAGQATQLEGSLERLDEKFDKPKKKKKKKKKHPESKGDQAVTQSSVAVRVDAKTPEVVNDAVIPGQGPTARPKNKFKNKKNKPRPVTVATESQTSILAISAVATEKIKLEGNPEGHQRHRHRRPPHKPRGPRPDNPASL; from the coding sequence ATGGATTTGCCAACCTCTTTCGAAGAGTTTGATATAGTTGAAGTACGATTTAAAGGCGGGCGCAAAGATTTTTACCGTAATGTAAATAGTTTACCGTTAATTACCGGCGATGCAGTGGTTGTAGATGTTCCCAATGGTCATCATATTGGATATGTTTCGTTGAAGGGAGAACTGGTTCGGTTGCAAATGCTGAAAAAGAAGGTAGATAATAACGAAGAAATCCGGAGTATTTACCGTATTGCTACCGAAAAAGATTTAGAAAAATTGCAGGCGGTGCAGGACTTGGAAATGGACACCATGTACCGGGCTCGTACTATTATTCAGGACTGCAAACTCAAAATGAAATTATCGGATGTGGAGTACCAAGCAGATCGTTCTAAAGCTACTTTTTATTATTCCGCCGAAGATCGGGTCGATTTTCGGGATTTAATAAAAAAACTAGCCGATGAATTTAAAATTCGGGTAGAAATGCGTCAGATTAGCTTACGTCACGAAGCTGGTCGCTTAGGTGGTATTGGTTCTTGCGGACGGGAGCTTTGTTGTGCTACCTGGCTTACCGATTTTAAAAGTGTTTCTACTACGGCAGCACGTTATCAAAATCTATCTCTAAATCCAAGTAAGTTGTCGGGGCAATGTGGGCGTTTAAAATGCTGCCTTAATTATGAGCTCGAAACGTATATGGATGCTTTAAAGGATATTCCGAACGTTACCCGCCCTTTATTAACTGTAAAAGGAGAAGCCGTCCTGCAAAAAACAGATATTTTCAAGCGTTTAATGTGGTTTGGTTTTAAGGATGATAACAACTGGTATCCGGTAACAGTAGAACGGGTAAAAGAAATTCTGGAATTAAATGCGCAAGGAGTTCAGGCCGAAACCTTAGTAGTAACGGTAGAAGATCCGAAAAAAGAAGCTGGGCAAGCAACGCAATTAGAGGGAAGCTTGGAGCGGTTGGACGAAAAGTTTGATAAGCCGAAAAAGAAGAAAAAGAAGAAGAAAAAGCACCCGGAGTCTAAAGGCGACCAGGCAGTAACGCAAAGTTCCGTTGCTGTACGCGTAGATGCCAAAACGCCCGAAGTAGTGAATGATGCGGTTATACCTGGCCAAGGACCAACAGCACGGCCTAAAAATAAATTTAAAAATAAAAAGAATAAACCCCGTCCGGTTACTGTAGCAACAGAAAGTCAAACATCCATATTGGCTATTTCTGCGGTTGCCACCGAGAAAATTAAGTTAGAGGGCAACCCTGAAGGGCACCAACGCCACCGGCATCGTCGGCCGCCTCATAAGCCTAGAGGGCCTCGTCCGGATAATCCAGCGTCCTTATGA
- a CDS encoding zinc-dependent alcohol dehydrogenase gives MKALVFHKINDVRVETVDDPIIEDTRDAIIRVTSTAICGSDLHILDGFVPQMRNMVLGHEFMGIVEEVGSGVSNLKKGDRVVVPFPIACGHCFFCTHKWPTQCENSNKNYGPDGGLLTEKASALFGYTDLYGGINGGQAEYVRVPYADYGPRLVPEGLTDEQVLFLTDIFPTGWAAADWGRIRGGETVAIFGAGPVGIMAAKSAWIMGAARVINIDIQQYRLDMAKKAANSETILWESEDQVVEIIRSMTEGRGADVCIDAVGMEADRNFLEKAKAVLNFEKGTTKVLETCLRAVRRAGVVSVVGVYGMPVDNFPIGRWFDKGITLMGTQAPVQIYIDHLMSLVQEGKVVLNDIITHTLPLSEAPHGYDIFKKKEDNCVKVVLKP, from the coding sequence ATGAAAGCGCTTGTGTTTCACAAAATTAATGATGTACGAGTTGAGACGGTAGATGATCCGATAATAGAAGATACTCGCGATGCCATTATTCGGGTTACCTCTACCGCTATTTGCGGTTCCGATTTGCACATCCTGGACGGTTTTGTGCCCCAAATGCGGAATATGGTGCTAGGGCACGAATTTATGGGCATTGTAGAAGAGGTAGGATCGGGAGTAAGTAATTTAAAAAAGGGCGACCGGGTAGTGGTACCTTTCCCAATTGCCTGCGGACATTGTTTTTTCTGCACCCATAAATGGCCGACCCAATGCGAAAACTCCAACAAAAATTACGGTCCGGATGGTGGGTTATTGACAGAGAAAGCTTCTGCTTTGTTTGGCTATACCGATTTATACGGCGGTATAAACGGCGGTCAGGCGGAATACGTTCGAGTGCCGTACGCCGATTATGGTCCGCGCCTGGTACCCGAAGGATTAACCGATGAACAAGTACTTTTTCTGACGGATATATTTCCGACTGGCTGGGCTGCCGCCGACTGGGGTAGAATTAGAGGTGGTGAAACCGTGGCTATTTTTGGGGCCGGCCCAGTTGGTATAATGGCCGCAAAATCGGCGTGGATAATGGGAGCAGCCCGCGTTATTAATATTGATATTCAGCAATACCGGTTAGATATGGCCAAAAAAGCGGCTAATTCCGAAACCATTCTCTGGGAAAGTGAAGATCAAGTAGTGGAAATTATTCGGAGTATGACGGAGGGCCGCGGAGCCGACGTGTGCATAGATGCCGTTGGGATGGAGGCAGACCGCAATTTTCTGGAAAAAGCAAAAGCGGTTTTAAATTTTGAAAAAGGCACCACTAAAGTACTGGAAACTTGTTTAAGAGCGGTTCGCCGGGCCGGGGTGGTGAGCGTAGTAGGAGTTTATGGGATGCCCGTGGATAACTTCCCAATTGGCCGCTGGTTTGATAAAGGTATAACCTTAATGGGAACCCAGGCTCCGGTACAGATTTACATTGACCACCTGATGAGTTTAGTACAAGAAGGAAAAGTAGTACTTAACGATATCATTACCCATACTCTACCCTTATCGGAAGCTCCTCATGGTTACGATATTTTCAAGAAGAAAGAAGACAACTGCGTAAAAGTAGTTTTAAAACCTTAG
- a CDS encoding UDP-2,3-diacylglucosamine diphosphatase, which produces MIFPIKHLSPGKKIYFASDFHLGVPDAASSLAREKKIVRWLDQIKKDAELIILVGDIFDFWFEYKHAIPRGFIRLQGKLAELTDNGIAVYFFTGNHDMWMFDYFTKELNIPIIRKPISTQFNDKTFFIGHGDGLGPKDYTYKVLKRIFANKMCQWLFARVHPNFGIGLATKWSQRSRISNTVKDEVFKGEKEWLITFCRNMEQRTHHDYYIFGHRHLPIDIQINNQARYVNLGEWVNFYSYAVFDGHQLTLHYFEKE; this is translated from the coding sequence ATGATATTCCCCATTAAGCACTTATCTCCTGGTAAAAAAATTTACTTTGCCTCTGATTTTCACCTGGGTGTACCCGATGCCGCCAGCAGCTTAGCCCGCGAAAAGAAAATTGTCCGTTGGCTCGATCAAATAAAGAAAGATGCGGAATTAATAATTCTGGTGGGTGATATTTTTGATTTTTGGTTTGAATACAAACATGCCATTCCACGGGGCTTTATTCGGTTACAAGGTAAACTGGCCGAACTTACGGATAACGGCATAGCCGTTTATTTTTTTACCGGCAATCACGATATGTGGATGTTTGATTACTTTACCAAAGAATTAAATATTCCTATTATTCGTAAGCCTATTTCCACGCAATTTAATGATAAAACATTTTTTATTGGTCATGGTGATGGATTGGGTCCAAAAGATTATACCTATAAAGTGCTCAAACGCATTTTTGCAAATAAAATGTGTCAATGGTTATTTGCCCGGGTACATCCAAACTTTGGCATTGGCCTGGCAACAAAGTGGTCGCAGCGCAGCCGTATCAGCAACACTGTGAAAGACGAAGTATTTAAAGGCGAAAAGGAATGGTTAATTACTTTTTGCCGAAATATGGAGCAACGCACGCATCATGATTATTATATTTTTGGGCACCGTCATCTTCCTATCGACATTCAAATAAATAACCAGGCCCGGTACGTAAACTTAGGCGAATGGGTAAATTTTTATTCTTATGCCGTTTTTGACGGCCATCAACTTACCCTACATTACTTTGAAAAAGAATAA
- a CDS encoding LutC/YkgG family protein, whose product MYEARSRDIVLRKVREALAKSAPVLPPTPDFNADLYPPAEDDLSVTFATNFLKNSGTFIYCESEEDFFDQLFAYKKEKGIENLYVWEQEWQTKLYAAGIHYLEDETNFLKQGDAGLTTCEALIARTGSIFVSGATESGRRLSIYPEQHLVVAKMTQLVPDIKDGLQLIKQKYGSKIPSMISLVSGPSRTADIEKTLVMGAHGPRELVLFLIDDIPH is encoded by the coding sequence ATGTACGAGGCCCGATCAAGAGATATAGTTTTACGGAAAGTACGCGAGGCGCTGGCAAAGTCAGCGCCCGTGCTACCGCCCACTCCTGATTTTAATGCCGATTTGTACCCGCCGGCAGAAGATGATTTATCGGTTACCTTTGCCACTAATTTTTTAAAAAATAGTGGTACTTTTATTTACTGCGAGTCAGAAGAAGACTTCTTCGACCAATTGTTTGCCTACAAAAAAGAAAAAGGAATTGAAAACTTGTATGTATGGGAGCAGGAATGGCAAACCAAATTGTATGCAGCCGGTATTCATTATCTCGAAGATGAAACAAACTTTTTAAAACAAGGTGATGCAGGTTTAACCACCTGCGAAGCTTTAATTGCTCGTACTGGTAGTATTTTTGTTAGTGGTGCCACCGAAAGTGGGCGTCGCTTAAGTATTTACCCCGAGCAACATTTAGTGGTAGCCAAAATGACCCAGTTGGTTCCGGATATTAAAGATGGGTTACAATTAATCAAACAAAAATACGGCAGTAAGATACCTTCTATGATTTCGCTGGTAAGTGGCCCCAGCAGAACTGCCGATATTGAAAAAACACTGGTAATGGGTGCGCATGGTCCGCGCGAATTGGTTCTATTTCTGATTGATGATATTCCCCATTAA
- the ftsH gene encoding ATP-dependent zinc metalloprotease FtsH, with amino-acid sequence MAEKNSNKKKKINIPNNPPRPTMQMWVLAALVFLIFGIAYFNRSNSTIAINQQRFEEMMLSRDVKSLVMVNGRLVEVSLKEEALQNDKYRQELTGRGAFALEQGPQYHLPIISPEVFKEDFDKIQENVPKEERIGFEIENRTGFTDMFVNWGFIIILLFGFWFLMRRVTNGAGGGQIFNIGKSRAALFDAENKVKVTFKDVAGLEEAKEEIQEIVEFLKNPAKFTILGGKIPKGALLVGPPGTGKTLLAKAVAGEADVPFFSLSGSDFVEMFVGVGAARVRDLFKQAKAKAPCIIFIDEIDAIGRSRSRGQVPGGNDERENTLNSLLVEMDGFGTDSGVIILAATNRPDTLDSALLRPGRFDRQISIDKPDIVGRTEIFRVHLTPLALSEDVDPKKLAAQTPGFAGAEIANVCNEAALIAARRDKKKVELQDFNDAIDRVIGGLEKKNKIISPEEKKIVAYHEAGHAIAGWFLEHCDPLVKVSIVPRGIAALGYAQYLPKEQFLYTTEQLIDEMCMALGGRAAEELVFGKISTGALSDLERITKMAYSIVTMYGMNDKIGNVSFYDSKQSDYTFNKPYSDATAQTIDDEVRRIIQDAYGRTKQLLTSKMKELEVVAQELLAKEILFQSDLERLVGKRPFAGLTTLQAHMSGTDRSQTLSEVEQQVGGHLHDNSSQNGQSTDNKNTAASDNGSETKKQEPEREGASPGQSYSFEV; translated from the coding sequence ATGGCTGAAAAGAATTCTAATAAAAAAAAGAAAATAAACATACCAAACAATCCGCCTCGCCCCACCATGCAGATGTGGGTATTGGCTGCTTTGGTATTTTTAATATTTGGAATTGCTTACTTTAACCGTAGCAATTCTACTATTGCCATTAACCAGCAACGCTTCGAAGAAATGATGCTGAGCCGAGATGTGAAAAGTTTAGTAATGGTTAATGGGCGTTTGGTTGAGGTATCACTGAAAGAAGAAGCACTGCAGAACGATAAGTATCGCCAAGAACTTACCGGACGGGGTGCTTTTGCTTTGGAACAAGGTCCGCAGTACCACTTACCCATTATTTCTCCCGAGGTTTTTAAAGAAGATTTTGATAAAATTCAGGAAAATGTTCCCAAAGAAGAGCGTATCGGTTTTGAAATTGAAAACCGTACCGGCTTTACGGATATGTTCGTGAATTGGGGTTTCATTATTATTTTATTGTTTGGTTTCTGGTTCCTGATGCGCCGCGTTACCAATGGTGCGGGCGGCGGTCAGATTTTTAACATTGGCAAGTCGCGGGCGGCTTTGTTTGATGCCGAAAATAAAGTAAAAGTTACCTTTAAAGATGTAGCTGGCTTGGAAGAAGCCAAAGAAGAAATTCAGGAAATTGTAGAGTTTTTGAAGAACCCGGCCAAGTTTACTATTCTGGGTGGTAAAATTCCGAAAGGCGCCTTGCTGGTTGGCCCTCCGGGTACGGGTAAAACTTTACTAGCCAAAGCTGTTGCCGGCGAAGCCGATGTGCCATTCTTCTCCTTATCAGGTTCCGACTTTGTGGAAATGTTTGTAGGAGTAGGAGCGGCCCGGGTGCGGGACTTATTTAAGCAGGCGAAAGCCAAAGCCCCTTGTATCATTTTCATCGACGAGATTGATGCTATTGGTCGTTCCCGGAGCCGCGGACAAGTACCTGGCGGTAACGATGAACGGGAAAATACCCTAAACTCGTTATTGGTAGAGATGGATGGTTTTGGGACGGATTCGGGGGTTATTATTCTAGCTGCTACTAACCGGCCTGATACTCTAGACTCAGCTTTATTACGTCCAGGACGTTTTGACCGGCAAATCAGTATTGATAAACCAGATATTGTAGGTCGTACCGAAATATTCCGGGTTCATTTAACGCCATTAGCTTTATCCGAAGATGTAGATCCGAAGAAATTAGCCGCTCAAACTCCCGGTTTTGCCGGAGCGGAAATTGCGAACGTGTGTAACGAAGCGGCTTTAATTGCCGCTCGCCGTGACAAGAAAAAAGTAGAACTGCAGGATTTTAACGATGCTATCGACCGGGTAATTGGTGGTTTAGAGAAGAAGAACAAAATTATTTCGCCGGAAGAGAAAAAGATTGTAGCCTACCACGAAGCGGGTCATGCTATTGCCGGTTGGTTCCTGGAACATTGCGATCCGTTGGTAAAAGTAAGTATTGTACCACGGGGTATTGCAGCCTTAGGCTACGCCCAGTATTTGCCGAAAGAACAGTTTTTGTATACGACTGAGCAATTAATTGATGAAATGTGCATGGCGCTAGGTGGCCGGGCCGCTGAAGAGTTGGTTTTCGGTAAAATCTCCACCGGTGCTTTAAGCGATTTAGAACGGATTACCAAAATGGCTTACAGTATTGTAACCATGTATGGTATGAATGATAAAATAGGAAACGTATCGTTTTACGATTCTAAACAGTCCGATTACACGTTCAACAAACCTTATTCGGATGCTACGGCGCAAACCATCGATGATGAAGTACGTCGTATAATTCAGGATGCTTACGGTCGCACCAAGCAGTTGCTTACCAGTAAGATGAAAGAGTTGGAAGTAGTGGCTCAGGAATTATTAGCCAAAGAAATTCTATTTCAAAGTGATTTGGAGCGATTAGTTGGTAAACGGCCATTTGCTGGTTTAACTACTCTGCAGGCACACATGTCGGGTACTGATCGGAGTCAAACCTTAAGTGAAGTAGAGCAGCAAGTAGGGGGGCATTTGCATGATAATAGCAGTCAAAACGGCCAGTCTACCGATAATAAAAATACGGCGGCTTCGGATAATGGCTCGGAAACGAAAAAGCAGGAACCGGAACGCGAAGGTGCTTCGCCAGGTCAGAGTTATTCGTTTGAAGTATAA
- the rsfS gene encoding ribosome silencing factor: MIKKRIKEESDILTEVVIKGMQEKKASDIVVIDLKSMKNAVSDYFIICSANSDTQLDAIARSVEEEVFKTIQQNPWQSEGRINKEWILLDYVDVVVHIFLKEKREFYALEELWGDAPIRYVETEAVKVV; this comes from the coding sequence ATGATAAAAAAGAGAATTAAGGAAGAGTCAGACATATTGACAGAAGTTGTGATAAAAGGAATGCAAGAAAAGAAAGCTTCTGACATTGTTGTGATTGACCTTAAATCCATGAAAAATGCCGTGTCGGATTATTTCATAATATGTTCGGCTAATTCCGATACTCAATTAGATGCTATTGCCCGGTCGGTAGAAGAAGAGGTTTTTAAAACTATTCAGCAAAATCCTTGGCAAAGTGAAGGTCGCATTAATAAAGAGTGGATACTTTTAGACTACGTGGATGTAGTTGTTCATATTTTTCTGAAAGAAAAGCGTGAATTTTACGCGTTGGAAGAACTCTGGGGAGATGCTCCAATCCGTTATGTAGAAACGGAAGCTGTAAAAGTTGTTTAA
- a CDS encoding biotin--[acetyl-CoA-carboxylase] ligase yields the protein MKNQLYKKNLPNYLPNTLFIGKQLVYLPSCTSTNTVAYEMLLKNEAIEGCVVITDHQTAGRGQRGNTWEAEPDKNITLSLILKPNFLTIQQQFYLTMSVSLAVLDTLQGVAPDIIKIKWPNDIVAGDEKLAGILIQNSISGAYLQHSVVGIGLNVNQKKFTYPQATSLANLCNREFNRTAITEKLLEQIEKRYLELKSNQLEKIKFAYLQVLYRYQSSFQYEVDGQVVEGIIVGIDAIGRLAVQIKEDLRYFNFKEIVFV from the coding sequence TTGAAAAATCAATTATACAAAAAAAATTTGCCTAACTACCTACCTAATACTTTGTTTATTGGCAAACAGCTCGTATATCTACCCAGCTGTACCTCTACCAACACGGTAGCTTACGAAATGCTTCTCAAAAATGAAGCCATCGAAGGTTGTGTCGTAATTACCGATCACCAAACGGCCGGCCGGGGACAACGCGGTAATACCTGGGAAGCCGAGCCGGACAAAAATATTACTTTATCCTTAATTTTAAAGCCCAATTTTCTTACTATCCAACAACAATTTTATTTGACCATGAGCGTGTCACTTGCTGTCCTAGATACATTGCAGGGTGTGGCACCGGATATTATAAAAATTAAATGGCCAAACGATATAGTTGCCGGAGATGAAAAATTAGCGGGTATATTAATTCAAAATAGCATTAGCGGCGCTTATTTACAACATTCGGTTGTAGGAATTGGTTTAAACGTCAATCAGAAAAAATTCACCTATCCTCAAGCTACTTCACTGGCCAACCTTTGTAACCGAGAATTTAATCGTACTGCCATTACCGAAAAATTATTAGAACAAATTGAAAAAAGATATCTGGAATTAAAAAGTAACCAATTAGAAAAAATAAAATTTGCGTATTTACAAGTGCTTTATCGTTATCAATCTTCTTTTCAGTATGAAGTAGATGGACAAGTAGTGGAAGGCATTATAGTTGGAATTGATGCAATAGGGCGACTAGCAGTACAAATAAAGGAAGATCTGCGTTACTTTAATTTTAAAGAAATCGTTTTTGTATAA
- a CDS encoding T9SS type A sorting domain-containing protein, which produces MNITDVPKNGYTPAHIAAWQPNIEESTITAIYNSWPSFSLANFSSDLLKPFASKKFVHYTATTASSHMLGVGPVQNGIGSEGGKVKSIPTLTAFPNPSKGRFTISLTQTSGDAYKIRISNTIGKVIQTITLGDNANAADISIDLSDRPAGVYFYSLLVNDKMVETKRLILQQ; this is translated from the coding sequence TTGAATATAACGGATGTACCTAAAAACGGCTATACTCCTGCCCATATTGCAGCTTGGCAACCAAATATAGAAGAATCAACTATTACGGCAATTTACAACAGTTGGCCTTCTTTTAGTTTAGCTAATTTTTCTTCAGATTTACTAAAGCCGTTTGCCAGCAAAAAATTCGTGCACTATACCGCTACAACTGCTAGCAGCCACATGTTAGGGGTTGGACCCGTGCAAAATGGTATTGGTTCTGAAGGAGGTAAAGTTAAGTCAATTCCTACCTTAACTGCTTTTCCTAATCCGTCTAAGGGTCGATTTACCATTTCGTTAACTCAGACTTCGGGTGATGCTTATAAAATAAGAATCTCCAATACCATTGGTAAGGTTATTCAAACCATAACTTTAGGAGATAATGCCAATGCCGCCGATATTTCTATCGACTTATCGGACCGGCCAGCTGGAGTTTATTTCTACAGTTTGTTAGTTAACGATAAAATGGTAGAAACAAAACGCCTTATTCTACAACAATAA